A stretch of DNA from Streptomyces rubradiris:
GGCCAGGGCCAGGTGGGGCCGGTGCTGGCGGCGGTCCAGGTGCAGTTGCCCGGTGAGGTACACGGTGAGCGGTCCGGGCGCCGCCGCCGCGGCCCGCAGCCGGGTCAGGACGGCCTGCGGCTCCAGCGGGTCGGCGAGTTCCACGACGTTCGCGGTGTCGGCGCCGGACAGCACGGCGGGGGCGACGGCCGCCAGCACCGGCAGGACACCGGCCGCGTCCACCAGGCGCCCCCGGCCCACCGGCGAGGCCGCGAGCAGCAGCACGGTTCCGGGCATCGTGCCTCCCCCTGTCACCCCGTGGGCCCCGTCGGTCCCGAGGCTCCGTAGATCCGCTCTCCAGCCAGCACCGTAACCGCTGGCACCGCGCACCGGGGCCTCAGTACCGCAAACGTCCCTGTTCGAGGTCTTCGCCCGGCGGGCCCCCGCCGCCGGGCAGCCGGCGCACCGCGAAGATCGTGGTGTCGTCCTCCAGCCGGCCCCCGCTGTGCCGCAGCACGCCGTCGCGGACCCGGCGGACCAGCCGGTGCGGGGCGGCCCGGCGCGGGTCGGCGCGGACCGCGCGGGCGACCTCGCGGGTCAGGTCGTAGAAGTCGCCGGGCCCGTCGCGGGCCTCGGTCACCCCGTCGGTGACCAGCAGCAGCGTCTCGTCCACCGCCAGCGGCACCCGGCGCACCGGCGGCAGCAGGCCGCCCGCGAGATCGGCGCAGCCCAGCGGCAGGCCCTCGCCGCTGGGCAGCTCGCGGACCCCGCGCGGACCGACGACCAGCGGCGGTTCGTGGCCGAAGTTGACCATCTCCAGGGTCTGCGGCGCGTCCCCGGGGAAGGCGATCAGGACGGCCGTGGCGAACCGGTCGCCGTCGGCCCCGCCGAGCGCGACGGTGTGGGAGCGGTGCCGCAGCATCCGGATCTCCAGCCGCTCGGCGACGGTCGCGAGATCCTTCTCGTGGTACCCGGCCTCGCGGAACGTGCCGAGCAGCGCGGCGGCGGCCTCCACCGCGCCGAGTCCCTTGCCCTGCACGTCGCCGACGAGGACGCGGGTGCCGTGCGGGCTGGGCTGGATGTCGTAGAAGTCGCCGCCGACCCGGGCCTCGACGTCGGCGGCCAGGTACACCCCCGCCTGTTCCAGCCCGGCCCAGTCGGGCGGCAGCGGGCGCAGCACGGTGCGCCGGGTGGTGTCGGCGATGTCCCGGATGTGCACGACCTGCCGTTCCCG
This window harbors:
- a CDS encoding PP2C family protein-serine/threonine phosphatase, which produces MEYGRRPLLRVGGRSVAWLLPLLLLAGVVVADFTTGERLRMISWIVLVPGISSAICGAWTTAGYGLLAVATYVFVDTAWPEQYQAGLGDFILVAVGGALATLAAAVRVRRERQVVHIRDIADTTRRTVLRPLPPDWAGLEQAGVYLAADVEARVGGDFYDIQPSPHGTRVLVGDVQGKGLGAVEAAAALLGTFREAGYHEKDLATVAERLEIRMLRHRSHTVALGGADGDRFATAVLIAFPGDAPQTLEMVNFGHEPPLVVGPRGVRELPSGEGLPLGCADLAGGLLPPVRRVPLAVDETLLLVTDGVTEARDGPGDFYDLTREVARAVRADPRRAAPHRLVRRVRDGVLRHSGGRLEDDTTIFAVRRLPGGGGPPGEDLEQGRLRY